A single genomic interval of Spinacia oleracea cultivar Varoflay chromosome 6, BTI_SOV_V1, whole genome shotgun sequence harbors:
- the LOC110802435 gene encoding uncharacterized protein — translation MCDRKRDRKSPKVLRYFPLKPRLQRLFMSSKTASDMRWHAESREEEPGVLTHPADGKAWKHFDEKHPSFALETRNIRLGLASDGFNPFGGLSNDYSIWPVVLVVYNLPPWMCMKQPYTILSLLILGKSGPGNNIDVYLQPLVEELKELWESGAKTYDVSKHEYFHMRAALLWTINDFPAYANLSGWSTKGYKACPRCMSETPSTWLPNNGKCCYMDYRLFLPTDHKWRDSKSFNGKVERRGPPNELTGEEILAQVSDLENMKFGKKSPSLPKRDDNWKKKNIEGKSKDNLKARHDLNCLKIMKHLAPKLIGGKWHIPPAPYTLSKAEKEKFCKFLEDLKVPDGYSSNISKCINLYKRKISGLKSHDCHMILEQLLPLAIRRVSSPKVYGAVVQLSAFFKDLCSKSLKVEDLDNMEREIVVILCEMEKIFLPSIFDVMVHLCIHLA, via the exons ATGTGTGATAGAAAGCGTGATCGAAAATCACCAAAAGTGTTGCGCTAtttcccactaaaaccaaggtTGCAAAGGTTGTTTATGTCATCTAAAACCGCAAGTGACATGAGGTGGCATGCTGAAAGTAGAGAAGAAGAGCCAGGAGTCCTTACACATCCAGCGGACGGCAAAGCTTGGAAGCATTTTGATGAGAAACATCCGTCCTTTGCTTTAGAAACTCGAAATATTAGGTTAGGTTTAGCAAGTGACGGGTTCAATCCATTTGGAGGGCTTAGTAATGACTATAGTATATGGCCAGTTGTACTTGTTGTTTATAACCTTCCTCCATGGATGTGTATGAAGCAACCTTACACCATACTATCTTTGTTAATTCTTGGGAAAAGTGGGCCGGGAAATAACATTGATGTATACTTGCAACCGTTAGTTGAAGAATTAAAGGAGCTGTGGGAATCTGGGGCCAAGACTTATGATGTTTCCAAACATGAATATTTTCATATGCGAGCTGCATTATTATGGACCATTAATGACTTTCCCGCTTATGCAAATTTGTCAGGATGGTCTACCAAGGGGTATAAAGCATGCCCTCGTTGCATGAGTGAAACTCCTTCTACTTGGCTACCTAACAATGGAAAATGTTGTTACATGGATTATCGTCTATTTTTGCCTACTGATCATAAATGGCGAGATAGTAAATCCTTTAATGGGAAAGTAGAAAGAAGAGGCCCTCCAAATGAATTAACTGGTGAGGAAATTTTGGCTCAGGTTAGTGATCTGGAAAACATGAAATTTGGAAAAAAATCACCATCACTGCCAAAGAGAGATGATAACTGgaagaaaaaga ATATTGAGGGAAAATCCAAGGATAATTTAAAGGCTAGGCATGATCTCAACTGTTTAAAAATCATGAAACACCTTGCTCCTAAATTGATCGGTGGAAAATGGCATATTCCTCCCGCACCATACACATTGTCTAAGGCCGAGAAAGAAAAGTTCTGCAAGTTTTTGGAGGATTTAAAAGTTCCAGATGGATATTCATCTAATATCTCAAAATGCATAAATTTGTATAAGCGTAAAATATCGGGTCTCAAGTCCCATGATTGTCATATGATTCTTGAGCAATTATTGCCACTTGCAATTCGTAGAGTTTCATCTCCTAAAGTATATGGGGCAGTAGTTCAATTAAGTGCATTTTTCAAAGATTTGTGCTCTAAGTCGTTGAAAGTAGAAGACTTGGACAATATGGAACGTGAAATTGTGGTCATATTGTGTGAGATGGAAAAGATTTTTCTTCCATCAATTTTTGATGTGATGGTGCACTTGTGTATACACCTCGCATGA